In a genomic window of Vulpes vulpes isolate BD-2025 chromosome 6, VulVul3, whole genome shotgun sequence:
- the SNX6 gene encoding sorting nexin-6 produces the protein MMEGLDDGPDFLSEEDRGLKAINVDLQSDAALQVDISDALSERDKVKFTVHTKSSLPNFKQNEFSVVRQHEEFIWLHDSFVENEDYAGYIIPPAPPRPDFDASREKLQKLGEGEGSMTKEEFTKMKQELEAEYLAIFKKTVAMHEVFLCRVAAHPILRKDLNFHVFLEYNQDLSVRGKNKKEKLEDFFKNMVKSADGVIVSGVKDVDDFFEHERTFLLEYHNRVKDASAKSDRMTRSHKSAADDYNRIGSSLYALGTQDSTDICKFFLKVSELFDKTRKIEARVSADEDLKLSDLLKYYLRESQAAKDLLYRRSRSLVDYENANKALDKARAKNKDVLQAETSQQLCCQKFEKISESAKQELIDFKTRRVAAFRKNLVELAELELKHAKGNLQLLQNCLAVLNGDT, from the exons CTTAAAGCAATAAATGTAGATCTTCAAAGTGATGCTGCTCTGCAAGTGGACATTTCTGATGCTCTTAGTGAGAGAGATAAAGTAAAATTCACTGTTCACACAAAG AGTTCATTgccaaattttaaacaaaatgagtTTTCTGTTGTTCGACAACATGAGGAATTCATTTGGCTTCATGATTCCTTCGTTGAAAATGAAGACTACGCTGGTTACATT ATCCCACCAGCACCACCAAGACCCGATTTTGATGCTTCAAGGGAAAAACTACAGAAGCTTGGAGAAGGAGAAGGGTCCATGACAAAGGAAGAATTCACAAAGATGAAACAGGAACTGGAAGC TGAATATTTGGCAATATTCAAGAAGACTGTTGCAATGCATGAAGTGTTCCTATGTCGTGTGGCAGCACATCCTATTTTgagaaaagatttaaatttcCACGTCTTCTTGGAATATAATCAAGAT CTGAgtgtgagaggaaaaaataagaaagagaaacttgAAGATTTCTTTAAGAACATGGTTAAATCAGCAGATGGAGTAATTGTTTCAGGAGTAaag GATGTAGATGATTTCTTTGAGCATGAACGAACATTCCTTTTAGAATATCATAACCGAGTTAAGGATGCATCTGCTAAATCTGATAGGATGACAAGATCCCACAAAA gtGCTGCAGATGATTACAATAGAATTGGTTCTTCATTATATGCTTTAGGAACTCAGGATTCTACAGATATATGCAA GTTTTTTCTCAAAGTTTCAGAACTGTTTGATAAAACAAGA AAAATAGAAGCACGAGTGTCTGCCGATGAGGACCTCAAGCTTTCcgaccttttaaaatattacttaagagaatctcaagctgctAAG GATCTCCTGTATCGAAGATCTAGGTCACTAGTGGATTATGAAAATGCGAATAAAGCACTGGATAAAGcaagagcaaaaaataaagatgtcCTGCAGGCTGAAACATCCCAACAGTTATGTTgtcagaaatttgaaaaaatatctgaatCTGCAAAACAAG AACTTATAGATTTTAAGACAAGAAGAGTTGCTGCGTTCAGAAAAAACTTAGTGGAATTGGCAGAGTTAGAACTGAAGCATGCAAAG GGTAACCTACAGTTGCTGCAGAACTGCTTGGCAGTGTTAAATGGAGACACATAA